The proteins below come from a single Asterias rubens chromosome 9, eAstRub1.3, whole genome shotgun sequence genomic window:
- the LOC117294329 gene encoding rhotekin-like isoform X1, which yields MAFAGRQFQSLRRSFRRSTRKRNYTLNDPVVSETKKRKTEDDENLQPVSNNFEDPSAQMRLWSGCKNMDNTRDIVEDLDLFYFRQLAVSLQDFELQKKIDVEIKMREGTKKLLAACNREQQMLQGSKSLLVSDTRVLAYMSELQKRKTAEYEKQASPAKSGASSAENGSGMVPCKGKLAVSDIRIPLFWRDVDHIRNRGDHHRYAVFCLLKVGTDIFDTQLVTNVDRTSTDVTFSDSFVFENVSPGFEFTLEVYSYNLHDDMTIASTPQKIRRKINSFSNSVGKSVGRKLQTSLSSGSNEELLSVPTTPGTPGFRLVARSTLTLDEANTVIKTHDLNMENDESTRHHCLPLFGNFCCRFAAQPDCIAKDLAQGSLQLLQTTAGVQTWRNLRGVLRDGDLRLRDEEVFISEDPVYTIPISKDTLIAASSKFSVTHPHLLEVSENKERHHLAVQSKEEMSRWRDALEQLVTNQGAWNNACHTSEVIIIPDPRRPSVESDRTGSLYDEMSISPDFPSQDGSEEDAVFIDSPANNLRPRPVKLPKPSIFYIPKMLSRRETNV from the exons GATCCATCTGCACAAATGCGGCTCTGGTCAGGATGCAAGAACATGGACAACACGCGGGACATAGTGGAAGACCTAGACCTCTTTTACTTCAGGCAGCTTGCTGTTAGCTTACAG gATTTTGAGCTTCAGAAGAAGATTGACGTCGAGATCAAGATGCGAGAAGGAACGAAGAAACTCCTGGCAGCCTGTAACCGCGAGCAGCAGATGCTCCAGGGTTCCAAGTCTCTCTTAGTCTCCGACACCAGGGTGCTCGCCTACATGTCTGAACTACAGAAACGCAAGACGGCCGAGTACGAGAAACAGGCGTCGCCCGCTAAGAGTGGAGCCAGCTCGGCAGAGAATGGGTCTGGGATGGTGCCCTGTAAAGGAAAATTGGCAGTTTCTG acATCAGAATTCCTCTTTTCTGGAGAGATGTAGATCATATTCGAAACAGAGGAG ATCATCACCGGTATGCCGTCTTCTGTCTACTCAAAGTGGGTACAGACATCTTCGATACTCAGTTGGTTACCAATGTGGATAGAACCTCCACTGACGTCACATTCAGCGACTCCTTTGTTTT TGAAAACGTTTCCCCGGGATTTGAGTTTACCCTTGAGGTCTATTCGTACAATCTTCACGATGACATGACCATCGCCAGTACACCTCAAAAGATCCGCAGGAAAATCAACTCCTTCTCCAATTCGGTGGGGAAATCCGTCGGACGAAAACTGCAGACTAGTTTATCCAGCGGG TCCAATGAGGAGCTTCTCAGTGTACCAACGACACCAGGCACACCCGGCTTCAGGCTTGTTGCTCGATCCACCCTGACGCTAGATGAAGCCAACACTGTTATAAAGACACATGATCTGAACATGGAAAATG atgaAAGCACTCGTCATCATTGCCTGCCGctatttggtaatttttgttgcCGGTTTGCTGCTCAGCCAGATTGCATCGCCAAAGATTTAGCTCAGGGAAGTCTTCAGCTTTTACAG ACGACTGCAGGTGTCCAAACTTGGAGAAACCTGAGAGGGGTCTTAAGAGACGGTGACCTGAGACTACGGGATGAGGAAGTATTCATCAGCGAGGATCCTGTGTACACCATTCCAATCTCAAAG GATACATTGATAGCCGCTTCCTCAAAGTTCAGTGTGACACATCCTCATCTTCTAGAGGTCAGCGAGAATAAAGAGCGCCACCACTTGGCGGTACAGAGCAAGGAGGAGATGTCGAGATGGCGTGATGCACTCGAACAACTTGTAACAAATCAAG GTGCTTGGAATAACGCTTGTCATACTTCAGAGGTAATCATCATCCCAGACCCAAGAAGACCTTCTGTGGAGTCTGATCGCACAGGTTCACTCTATGATGAAATGTCAATAA GTCCCGACTTCCCAAGCCAAGATGGGTCTGAAGAGGATGCTGTTTTCATCGACTCCCCAGCGAATAATCTCAGACCAAGACCCGTTAAACTTCCCAAGCCCTCCATATTCTATATTCCCAAGATGCTGTCGAGGAGGGAGACAAATGTATGA
- the LOC117294329 gene encoding rhotekin-like isoform X3 codes for MRLWSGCKNMDNTRDIVEDLDLFYFRQLAVSLQDFELQKKIDVEIKMREGTKKLLAACNREQQMLQGSKSLLVSDTRVLAYMSELQKRKTAEYEKQASPAKSGASSAENGSGMVPCKGKLAVSDIRIPLFWRDVDHIRNRGDHHRYAVFCLLKVGTDIFDTQLVTNVDRTSTDVTFSDSFVFENVSPGFEFTLEVYSYNLHDDMTIASTPQKIRRKINSFSNSVGKSVGRKLQTSLSSGSNEELLSVPTTPGTPGFRLVARSTLTLDEANTVIKTHDLNMENDESTRHHCLPLFGNFCCRFAAQPDCIAKDLAQGSLQLLQTTAGVQTWRNLRGVLRDGDLRLRDEEVFISEDPVYTIPISKDTLIAASSKFSVTHPHLLEVSENKERHHLAVQSKEEMSRWRDALEQLVTNQGAWNNACHTSEVIIIPDPRRPSVESDRTGSLYDEMSISPDFPSQDGSEEDAVFIDSPANNLRPRPVKLPKPSIFYIPKMLSRRETNV; via the exons ATGCGGCTCTGGTCAGGATGCAAGAACATGGACAACACGCGGGACATAGTGGAAGACCTAGACCTCTTTTACTTCAGGCAGCTTGCTGTTAGCTTACAG gATTTTGAGCTTCAGAAGAAGATTGACGTCGAGATCAAGATGCGAGAAGGAACGAAGAAACTCCTGGCAGCCTGTAACCGCGAGCAGCAGATGCTCCAGGGTTCCAAGTCTCTCTTAGTCTCCGACACCAGGGTGCTCGCCTACATGTCTGAACTACAGAAACGCAAGACGGCCGAGTACGAGAAACAGGCGTCGCCCGCTAAGAGTGGAGCCAGCTCGGCAGAGAATGGGTCTGGGATGGTGCCCTGTAAAGGAAAATTGGCAGTTTCTG acATCAGAATTCCTCTTTTCTGGAGAGATGTAGATCATATTCGAAACAGAGGAG ATCATCACCGGTATGCCGTCTTCTGTCTACTCAAAGTGGGTACAGACATCTTCGATACTCAGTTGGTTACCAATGTGGATAGAACCTCCACTGACGTCACATTCAGCGACTCCTTTGTTTT TGAAAACGTTTCCCCGGGATTTGAGTTTACCCTTGAGGTCTATTCGTACAATCTTCACGATGACATGACCATCGCCAGTACACCTCAAAAGATCCGCAGGAAAATCAACTCCTTCTCCAATTCGGTGGGGAAATCCGTCGGACGAAAACTGCAGACTAGTTTATCCAGCGGG TCCAATGAGGAGCTTCTCAGTGTACCAACGACACCAGGCACACCCGGCTTCAGGCTTGTTGCTCGATCCACCCTGACGCTAGATGAAGCCAACACTGTTATAAAGACACATGATCTGAACATGGAAAATG atgaAAGCACTCGTCATCATTGCCTGCCGctatttggtaatttttgttgcCGGTTTGCTGCTCAGCCAGATTGCATCGCCAAAGATTTAGCTCAGGGAAGTCTTCAGCTTTTACAG ACGACTGCAGGTGTCCAAACTTGGAGAAACCTGAGAGGGGTCTTAAGAGACGGTGACCTGAGACTACGGGATGAGGAAGTATTCATCAGCGAGGATCCTGTGTACACCATTCCAATCTCAAAG GATACATTGATAGCCGCTTCCTCAAAGTTCAGTGTGACACATCCTCATCTTCTAGAGGTCAGCGAGAATAAAGAGCGCCACCACTTGGCGGTACAGAGCAAGGAGGAGATGTCGAGATGGCGTGATGCACTCGAACAACTTGTAACAAATCAAG GTGCTTGGAATAACGCTTGTCATACTTCAGAGGTAATCATCATCCCAGACCCAAGAAGACCTTCTGTGGAGTCTGATCGCACAGGTTCACTCTATGATGAAATGTCAATAA GTCCCGACTTCCCAAGCCAAGATGGGTCTGAAGAGGATGCTGTTTTCATCGACTCCCCAGCGAATAATCTCAGACCAAGACCCGTTAAACTTCCCAAGCCCTCCATATTCTATATTCCCAAGATGCTGTCGAGGAGGGAGACAAATGTATGA
- the LOC117294329 gene encoding rhotekin-like isoform X2: MAFAGRQFQSLRRSFRRSTRKRNYTLNDPVVSETKKRKTEDDENLQPVSNNFEDFELQKKIDVEIKMREGTKKLLAACNREQQMLQGSKSLLVSDTRVLAYMSELQKRKTAEYEKQASPAKSGASSAENGSGMVPCKGKLAVSDIRIPLFWRDVDHIRNRGDHHRYAVFCLLKVGTDIFDTQLVTNVDRTSTDVTFSDSFVFENVSPGFEFTLEVYSYNLHDDMTIASTPQKIRRKINSFSNSVGKSVGRKLQTSLSSGSNEELLSVPTTPGTPGFRLVARSTLTLDEANTVIKTHDLNMENDESTRHHCLPLFGNFCCRFAAQPDCIAKDLAQGSLQLLQTTAGVQTWRNLRGVLRDGDLRLRDEEVFISEDPVYTIPISKDTLIAASSKFSVTHPHLLEVSENKERHHLAVQSKEEMSRWRDALEQLVTNQGAWNNACHTSEVIIIPDPRRPSVESDRTGSLYDEMSISPDFPSQDGSEEDAVFIDSPANNLRPRPVKLPKPSIFYIPKMLSRRETNV, encoded by the exons gATTTTGAGCTTCAGAAGAAGATTGACGTCGAGATCAAGATGCGAGAAGGAACGAAGAAACTCCTGGCAGCCTGTAACCGCGAGCAGCAGATGCTCCAGGGTTCCAAGTCTCTCTTAGTCTCCGACACCAGGGTGCTCGCCTACATGTCTGAACTACAGAAACGCAAGACGGCCGAGTACGAGAAACAGGCGTCGCCCGCTAAGAGTGGAGCCAGCTCGGCAGAGAATGGGTCTGGGATGGTGCCCTGTAAAGGAAAATTGGCAGTTTCTG acATCAGAATTCCTCTTTTCTGGAGAGATGTAGATCATATTCGAAACAGAGGAG ATCATCACCGGTATGCCGTCTTCTGTCTACTCAAAGTGGGTACAGACATCTTCGATACTCAGTTGGTTACCAATGTGGATAGAACCTCCACTGACGTCACATTCAGCGACTCCTTTGTTTT TGAAAACGTTTCCCCGGGATTTGAGTTTACCCTTGAGGTCTATTCGTACAATCTTCACGATGACATGACCATCGCCAGTACACCTCAAAAGATCCGCAGGAAAATCAACTCCTTCTCCAATTCGGTGGGGAAATCCGTCGGACGAAAACTGCAGACTAGTTTATCCAGCGGG TCCAATGAGGAGCTTCTCAGTGTACCAACGACACCAGGCACACCCGGCTTCAGGCTTGTTGCTCGATCCACCCTGACGCTAGATGAAGCCAACACTGTTATAAAGACACATGATCTGAACATGGAAAATG atgaAAGCACTCGTCATCATTGCCTGCCGctatttggtaatttttgttgcCGGTTTGCTGCTCAGCCAGATTGCATCGCCAAAGATTTAGCTCAGGGAAGTCTTCAGCTTTTACAG ACGACTGCAGGTGTCCAAACTTGGAGAAACCTGAGAGGGGTCTTAAGAGACGGTGACCTGAGACTACGGGATGAGGAAGTATTCATCAGCGAGGATCCTGTGTACACCATTCCAATCTCAAAG GATACATTGATAGCCGCTTCCTCAAAGTTCAGTGTGACACATCCTCATCTTCTAGAGGTCAGCGAGAATAAAGAGCGCCACCACTTGGCGGTACAGAGCAAGGAGGAGATGTCGAGATGGCGTGATGCACTCGAACAACTTGTAACAAATCAAG GTGCTTGGAATAACGCTTGTCATACTTCAGAGGTAATCATCATCCCAGACCCAAGAAGACCTTCTGTGGAGTCTGATCGCACAGGTTCACTCTATGATGAAATGTCAATAA GTCCCGACTTCCCAAGCCAAGATGGGTCTGAAGAGGATGCTGTTTTCATCGACTCCCCAGCGAATAATCTCAGACCAAGACCCGTTAAACTTCCCAAGCCCTCCATATTCTATATTCCCAAGATGCTGTCGAGGAGGGAGACAAATGTATGA
- the LOC117294329 gene encoding rhotekin-like isoform X4 has translation MFFRTHTDFELQKKIDVEIKMREGTKKLLAACNREQQMLQGSKSLLVSDTRVLAYMSELQKRKTAEYEKQASPAKSGASSAENGSGMVPCKGKLAVSDIRIPLFWRDVDHIRNRGDHHRYAVFCLLKVGTDIFDTQLVTNVDRTSTDVTFSDSFVFENVSPGFEFTLEVYSYNLHDDMTIASTPQKIRRKINSFSNSVGKSVGRKLQTSLSSGSNEELLSVPTTPGTPGFRLVARSTLTLDEANTVIKTHDLNMENDESTRHHCLPLFGNFCCRFAAQPDCIAKDLAQGSLQLLQTTAGVQTWRNLRGVLRDGDLRLRDEEVFISEDPVYTIPISKDTLIAASSKFSVTHPHLLEVSENKERHHLAVQSKEEMSRWRDALEQLVTNQGAWNNACHTSEVIIIPDPRRPSVESDRTGSLYDEMSISPDFPSQDGSEEDAVFIDSPANNLRPRPVKLPKPSIFYIPKMLSRRETNV, from the exons ATGTTTTTCAGGACCCACaca gATTTTGAGCTTCAGAAGAAGATTGACGTCGAGATCAAGATGCGAGAAGGAACGAAGAAACTCCTGGCAGCCTGTAACCGCGAGCAGCAGATGCTCCAGGGTTCCAAGTCTCTCTTAGTCTCCGACACCAGGGTGCTCGCCTACATGTCTGAACTACAGAAACGCAAGACGGCCGAGTACGAGAAACAGGCGTCGCCCGCTAAGAGTGGAGCCAGCTCGGCAGAGAATGGGTCTGGGATGGTGCCCTGTAAAGGAAAATTGGCAGTTTCTG acATCAGAATTCCTCTTTTCTGGAGAGATGTAGATCATATTCGAAACAGAGGAG ATCATCACCGGTATGCCGTCTTCTGTCTACTCAAAGTGGGTACAGACATCTTCGATACTCAGTTGGTTACCAATGTGGATAGAACCTCCACTGACGTCACATTCAGCGACTCCTTTGTTTT TGAAAACGTTTCCCCGGGATTTGAGTTTACCCTTGAGGTCTATTCGTACAATCTTCACGATGACATGACCATCGCCAGTACACCTCAAAAGATCCGCAGGAAAATCAACTCCTTCTCCAATTCGGTGGGGAAATCCGTCGGACGAAAACTGCAGACTAGTTTATCCAGCGGG TCCAATGAGGAGCTTCTCAGTGTACCAACGACACCAGGCACACCCGGCTTCAGGCTTGTTGCTCGATCCACCCTGACGCTAGATGAAGCCAACACTGTTATAAAGACACATGATCTGAACATGGAAAATG atgaAAGCACTCGTCATCATTGCCTGCCGctatttggtaatttttgttgcCGGTTTGCTGCTCAGCCAGATTGCATCGCCAAAGATTTAGCTCAGGGAAGTCTTCAGCTTTTACAG ACGACTGCAGGTGTCCAAACTTGGAGAAACCTGAGAGGGGTCTTAAGAGACGGTGACCTGAGACTACGGGATGAGGAAGTATTCATCAGCGAGGATCCTGTGTACACCATTCCAATCTCAAAG GATACATTGATAGCCGCTTCCTCAAAGTTCAGTGTGACACATCCTCATCTTCTAGAGGTCAGCGAGAATAAAGAGCGCCACCACTTGGCGGTACAGAGCAAGGAGGAGATGTCGAGATGGCGTGATGCACTCGAACAACTTGTAACAAATCAAG GTGCTTGGAATAACGCTTGTCATACTTCAGAGGTAATCATCATCCCAGACCCAAGAAGACCTTCTGTGGAGTCTGATCGCACAGGTTCACTCTATGATGAAATGTCAATAA GTCCCGACTTCCCAAGCCAAGATGGGTCTGAAGAGGATGCTGTTTTCATCGACTCCCCAGCGAATAATCTCAGACCAAGACCCGTTAAACTTCCCAAGCCCTCCATATTCTATATTCCCAAGATGCTGTCGAGGAGGGAGACAAATGTATGA